Proteins from one Rhizobium sp. CB3090 genomic window:
- a CDS encoding PAS domain-containing sensor histidine kinase: MDAQTWVTRQQDGLLDVALDNMPHGLCMFSADKKLILCNFSYAHMYKLRGDLTVAGTPLSAILDYRASLGNGPLHAATYFDVVGLAAQKGGRASQDITLQDGRVVRITHSSMEDGRYVATHEDITESIRNAEALVRHKDTLEATVALRTKEVEEQARELERLLAQERNINELQRQFVALASHEFRTPLAIIDGAAQRLLRTKGEISLQFVRDKAEQIRSSVLRIVDLMESILAASRMDNGTIQIRHERFPLRAMIESCCHRQSTITKSHRILSDIDSLPEYIEADKFALEQVFSNLLSNAAKYAPNQPDIHVSGWQVGDAVKIVVRDNGVGIDAEDVPKIFQRYFRARTSTGIPGTGLGLYLVKQIVDLHSGSIEIESKKGKGTSLIITLPISLKASPPSTDRTNVA, translated from the coding sequence ATGGATGCGCAAACATGGGTCACCAGGCAGCAGGATGGCCTTCTCGATGTCGCCTTGGATAACATGCCCCATGGGCTTTGCATGTTTTCCGCTGATAAGAAGCTGATTTTGTGCAATTTTTCCTATGCACATATGTACAAGCTGCGGGGGGATCTGACCGTCGCGGGGACGCCGCTGTCTGCCATACTCGACTATCGTGCCAGCCTCGGCAACGGGCCGCTTCATGCAGCCACATATTTCGATGTGGTAGGATTGGCGGCCCAGAAGGGCGGCAGGGCCAGCCAGGACATTACGCTTCAGGACGGACGAGTGGTACGCATCACCCATAGTTCGATGGAGGATGGCCGCTATGTTGCAACCCACGAAGATATCACCGAGAGCATCCGAAACGCCGAAGCGCTCGTCAGACATAAGGATACACTCGAAGCGACCGTGGCTTTGAGAACGAAGGAAGTCGAAGAACAGGCACGAGAATTGGAACGACTTCTGGCGCAGGAACGAAACATCAATGAATTGCAGCGCCAATTCGTTGCGCTGGCATCGCACGAATTTCGCACGCCGCTAGCGATCATCGATGGGGCGGCTCAACGTCTGTTACGCACAAAAGGCGAGATCTCGCTTCAGTTTGTTCGAGACAAGGCCGAACAAATACGGTCGTCGGTCCTCAGAATCGTCGATTTGATGGAAAGCATTCTTGCGGCAAGCCGGATGGACAACGGCACAATTCAAATTCGACATGAGCGATTTCCGCTGAGAGCGATGATCGAATCTTGTTGTCACCGTCAATCGACGATCACCAAGTCACACCGCATCCTAAGCGATATCGATTCCCTGCCTGAATATATCGAGGCCGACAAATTTGCGCTTGAGCAGGTGTTCTCGAATCTCCTGTCGAATGCAGCCAAGTATGCTCCCAATCAACCCGACATCCATGTTTCCGGATGGCAGGTGGGCGACGCGGTCAAAATCGTCGTGCGGGACAACGGCGTCGGTATCGATGCCGAGGATGTGCCCAAGATCTTTCAGCGATATTTTCGCGCGCGGACGTCCACCGGCATCCCAGGCACAGGCCTTGGTCTGTACCTGGTCAAGCAGATTGTAGATTTGCATAGTGGGTCGATCGAGATCGAGAGCAAAAAAGGCAAGGGCACCTCGCTGATCATCACGCTTCCGATTTCACTGAAAGCCTCTCCGCCATCCACAGACCGCACCAACGTTGCGTGA
- a CDS encoding response regulator encodes MTTVLCIDDEAEIRGLIVEELAEAGFTTLEASNGREGLEILVSKWPDIVICDITMPEMDGHQLLAEIQINYPELANVPFIFLTAMTDKQNVVMGLRAGAADYLTKPIDFEILLAKIEGCVARIQSDIRNNRAF; translated from the coding sequence ATGACGACTGTTCTATGCATTGACGACGAGGCGGAAATCAGGGGCCTGATCGTTGAAGAATTGGCGGAGGCAGGCTTTACGACGCTCGAAGCGTCGAATGGCCGTGAGGGCTTGGAAATCCTGGTATCGAAATGGCCGGATATCGTCATTTGTGACATCACCATGCCGGAAATGGATGGCCATCAGTTGCTGGCGGAAATTCAGATCAACTATCCCGAACTTGCCAATGTCCCATTCATATTCCTAACGGCGATGACCGATAAGCAGAACGTGGTCATGGGCTTGCGAGCGGGTGCTGCCGACTATCTGACCAAGCCTATCGATTTTGAAATTCTACTGGCAAAAATCGAAGGCTGTGTCGCGCGCATTCAAAGCGATATCCGAAACAATCGAGCGTTTTGA